In the genome of Variovorax sp. PAMC26660, the window GGAACCAGGCGCCGTCCCAGCCTGCGTCGTGCAGCGCAGCGATCCAGCCGCGTCGCGCCTCGGTCCAGCGCGCGGCGCGTTCATGCTCGCCGCGTGATTCGGCGATGGGCGCGAAGTGCTCGACCACGCTGCACAGGAACCAGCCGAGCCATACCGATTCGCCACGGCCTTCGTTGCCGACGCGGTTCATGCCGTCGTTCCAGTCGCCGGTGCCCATCAGTGGCAGGCCGTGCGCGCCGGTCTTCAGGCTGCGGTCGATGGCGCGTGCGCCGTGGTCGAACACGGTGGCCATGCGACCGCTGTTCTGCGGCGCGTAGTAGGCGTCTTCCGCGCCCTCGGGAATGCCGGGGCCTTCGATGAAGCCGACCATCTCGTCGAGCAGCGACGCATCGCCGGTTACCTCGACGTAGTGCGCCGATGCATAGGGCAGCCACAGCAGGTCGTCCGAGAAATGCGTGCGCACGCCAGCACCACCGGGCATGTGCCACCAGTGCTGCACATCGCCTTCGGGGAACTGGCGCGCCGCGTTGACCAGGATCTGCTCGCGCAGGCGCGGCGGATCGGTGAGGGCGAAGGCCATCGCGTCCTGCAACTGGTCGCGAAAGCCGAAGGCGCCGCCGGCCTGGTAGAAGCCGGCCTTCGACCAGAGCCGGCACGCCAGCGTCTGGTACACGAGCCAGCGGTTGACCAGTGCATCGAACAACGGATCGGGCGTGCGCACCTGCAGCCGGTCGAGCAGTTCGTCCCAGAAGCCGCGCACCTGCTCGAGTGCTTCGGGCACGTCGCGCTGCCGCCAGCGGCGGGCGAGTTCGAGCGCCGCGTCGGCGCTGCCGGCATGGCCCAGCACGAAGCTGAAGCTCGCGGTTTCGCCAGAGGCAACGACGAATTCGCCGCCGATGGCCGCGCAGGCATCGAGCCCGCTGCCAGCGCGCCGCGCCAGCGTGTCGGGCACTTCGACGACGCCGCGCCCGGCGAAGAACTCGCTGCGGTCGCAGGTCCATTGCGTGGCCCCGGTCGTCGCGCCTTGCAGGCCTGCAAGCAACAGAAAAGCCGTGCTGCCGCCGAAGCCTGCGCTCGATTCGCGCTGCTGGCCGAACACGGCCGCCTGGTCTTCGGGCTTCCAGCAATGCACGGTGCGCCGTTCGCCGCGCGCGGCGCCCAGTTGCCACTCGACCATCGCGAGCGTGCGCAGGCGGCGCTGGCCGGCGCCTTCGTTGCGCACGCGCACATGCACCAGCTTGACGGCCTCGTCGCGGTCCGCGAAGAAGGTGGTCTCCAGCACCAGGGAATCCTGATGGCACTCGAAGACCGTGTAGCCCTGCCCATGCCGCACGCGGTGGCGGGTGCTGCCGTTGCCACCGCCAGCAGGCGTGAGCGGCAGCATCTCGCGCGAGCTCACGTCCTGCAGCAGGTAGTGCTCGAAGGCCGGGTCCTGCACCGGGTCGTTCGACCATGGCGTGACCTGGTGCATGCGGCTGTTGCCGGCCCAGGTGTAGCCGGTGCCCCATTCGGACACCTGGAAGCCGAAGGATGCATTGGCGATCACGTTGACCCAGGGGCGCGGCGTGCGGTGGTCGAGATCGACCTCGAAGCTGAACTCGCCGCTCTCGGCATCGAAGTCGCCGATGGGCGTCACCACTTCAGGCGCGGCCTGCGTTGCCACGCGCCGTGTCAGCAGGGGCACGCGCGACGGCGCCGGCGTGCTGTTGTCGCCCGCTGGCGGCGTGCCGCGCGCTTCGTGCAATGCAGCCACCTGCACTTCGAGCGCCCGACCGTCGGCCGTGAACACCACGCGCGCCAGGCTTGACAGCGCGGCCTTTTCCGAAGGCACCACGTCCTGGTCGCGCAGCAGGTAGAAGCCGGCGGTGTCGTTGCGTGGAAAGCTGTTCTGCGTCTGTTGCGCGACGCGCGAGCGCAGCGTCTCTATTTCGCGCTGCAGGGGCATCAGGTACGAGTTCGGCTCGCTGTTGAGCACCACCAGGTCGCAGGCCACGCCGCCGAAGCCCCACCACGGCTGCGCGCGCAGCAGCGTGTTGATCAGGCCCATGCCGTTCATCGAATGGATGTAGACCAGCACGATGGGCTTGTCGCCCGAGATGCCGAAGCGCCAGATCTGGCGCAGGTCGATCAGGCCCCGGTCGCTCATCACGCGGGGCGTGGTGTAGGTGAGGATGGTCGTGAGGTCCTGCAGCGCGAGGTTCTGCGCGGGCGCGATGCTCAGGTCGCGCAGCCGCACCTGCGCCAGCGTGGCGGCCATGCGGGTGGCGCGCTCCACGTGCATGGGCTGCAGGTAGCGGTCGATGCTGGGCATCAGCGCCTCGATGCTTTCGTCGGCGGCGGTCGCGAAGCTCAGGCGCGCGGTGGCACCCGGCGCGATCGACAGGCGCACGCGCAGGCAGGCGATGGGGTCGAGGCCGTTCACCGGCGTGCCGTTGATCGCCTGCGGCTGTGCATCGAGCGCGGGCGTGGCGAGCGTGCGGTTGCGGCCGATGAAGGCGCGCCGGTCGGTCATGCAGTCGATCGACAGCACGTTGGCATCGACCGAGGCCACGAAGTGCACCGCGGCCACCACCGGGTCGCCGTGCAGGCGGGGCTTGCGCGACAGCAGCAACGCGCGCCACGCGGGCTCCCAGCGCGATTCGACGAACAGGTTGGCAAAGGCCGGATGCGCCTCGTCGGCCTTGGGGTTCGACAGCACCGGCTCGAAGTAGGAGACGAGTTCGAGCGTGCGCGTTTCGTCGCCGCTGTTGTGCAGCGTGATGTTGCGCAGCTCGGTGTCGTCCTCGGGGCTGATCAGCACTGTGGTGCGTATCTGCAGGCCGGGCCCGGCTGCGTCGAACTGCACCTGGTCGGCCAGGAAGCGGGTGCGATAGCTCCAGTCGGCGCCGGGTGCGGGCAGGGCGGTGAGCGAGGTCAGCTCGCGCTGCCCTTCGTCGCGGACATAGAAGAAGGTGCCGTAGCTGTCGCGCAGCGGATCGTCGCGCCAGCGGGTCACGTTGAACGAGCGCCAGCGGCTCACGCCCGCGCCATTGGCACGCAGTGCCACCGTGTAGCGGCCGTTCGACAGCAGGTGCGTGGGCTGGAAGCCCGGCACCATCGGGTCGACCACGCGCGGCTGGAACAGCGGCGCCAGCTCGGTCTGGCTGGGCTCGGGCGGCGTGCGCGGGTCGGCACTGCCGATGATCTGCCGCGGCGTGCGTTCGTGCAGCAGCGACTCGTGCGCCTGCACCAGCGCGGCACTGCCGAACCAGCGGCGCGGTGCTTCGTCGCGCAGCACATTGCACAGCGCCACCAGTGACATGCCCTGGTGGTGCGCCATGAAGTTGCGCACCACGGTGAAGTCCTGGCCCTCGGCCTGGCGCGAGGCGGTGAAGTCGATCGCGTCGTGAAAACCGAACTCGCCGCGCGCGCCGAGCGATTCGAGCAGTTCGAGGTTGATCACTGCCGCCTCGGGCGCGAAGGGCGCGGCCATCGCGCTGGCGTAAGGCGCCACCACGCGGTCGGTTGGCGGCGTGCGCCGCAGCGCCAGGCGCGGCACGCCGAAGGGCGAGTACTGGTAGGCCAGCGAATGGTCCTGCGCGAAGTAGGCCGACTCGGAAACGCCCCACGGAATGTTGTGGGCGCGGCCGAAGGCCTGCTGTTCGGCGACAGCTGCGGCATTGGCCACCTGCAGCAGGCCGTCGGCGGGCTCGGTCATCACGAGCGCGGGCATCAGGTACTCGAACATCGAGCCCGACCACGACTTGAGGCTGGGCTGGAAGCCCACCAGCAGGAACGGCCGGCCCAGCGCCAGCCAGTGGCGGCGTGGCACGTCGCCCTTGGCGATCGCCAGAAAACTCAGCAGCCGCGATTCGGAGGCCAGCAGGTCGTAGTAGCTCGCGTCGAGCACGTTCTCTTCGACACGCAGGCCGATGTGGAACAGGTGGCGCTTGGCGTCGTAGAGGCCGCTGAAATCCATGCCGTCGTGCAGCGTGTCGCAGCGTTGCGCCAGCGCTTCGAGCGCGGGTTCTTCATGGCTCTGGCAGCCTTCTTCCGCCGCAAAGGCCCGGCAGGCCTGCGCCACGGCCACGAGGTGGCCGGCGAAGTTGCCGCTGTCCACGCTGGACACATAGTCCGGCGGCAGCGGCTTGAGCGTTTGCGTGTCGTACCAGTTGAACAGGTGGCCTTGGTGCTTCTGCATGCGGTCGACGGTGTCGAGCGTGGCGGTGACGCGTGCCAGCAAGGCCGCCGTGTCGATCCAGCCGAATTCGCGTGCGCAGCAGGTGGCGAGCAGGTACATGCCGATGTTGGTCGGCGAGGTGCGGTGCGCAATGGTCGGCTGCGGTTCGAGCTGCAGGTTGTCGGGCGGCAGGTGGTTGTCGTCCGGGCCCACCACGTGTTCGAAGAAGCGCCAGGTGTCGTGCGCCAGTTTTTCCAGGTAGGCGCGCTGCTCGGGTTGGAGCGGGTCTTCCACTTGCGCATTGACGCGGCTGCTCCACCACGAGGCGATCGGCGCCAGCGCCCAGACCACGAAGAGCAGCGGACCGAGCACCGGGTAGGCGCTCCAGTTCGCAAGCACGGCGAGCACAAGGCAGAGCGCGCTGCTGCTGGCCGCGCTGCGCACGAAGGGCTTCAGTTGCTGGCTGGATTGCGCCTGCGCCTGGTCTGCCGTCGTCCACTGCAGCAAGTGCCTGCGGCTGACGACGATTCGCCAGGTGGCGAGAAAGGCCGCATCGAGCAGCAGGCGCGTCTGCGCCGCCAACTGAACGAACTGCCAGGCCGCGCCGGCCATGGCGCGAAGCAGTTCCACTGCGCCCACATCGAAGAAGTGGCGCAGCTCGATGGAGCGTCGTGTCGGCACCAGCCCGGCCAGCGCGCCGAGCAGCGGTCCGAGCGTGAGCGCCGATGCAACTGCAG includes:
- a CDS encoding GH36-type glycosyl hydrolase domain-containing protein, producing MSAAAVVDRLQGLSHYARTLLLGPHDPVALPIRAELFGAQRFEQHGHSLARAQVVEDDHHRAREGAPFFPRVDENLESLRAAFDYIALISQSGRYVSPAAEWLLDNFHLVEAQLQQIHDGVPRSYYARLPKLTTPPLAGLPRVYGIAWAYVAHTDSVLNATLFTAFLNAYQDIDELTLGELWALPTTLRVVLLENLRRVAESIAENKVAREIAHAAWDAAPNLSAQDLDVLYRALQSHGLQDNYLTQLWQRLPVEHGDDMPALVRWTEQHCPNGPALIGDAQNAQAAANLTVGNIITTLRMIGQVEWSDLIEPVSRSLRVLRELPSFANESELTRQQITHAMEQVARSSERPEREVAQAVVKLASSAPADEAGAETDRADGTAGYYLFGQGRPALIASLQPDGPAGRVDRTTNIRPARDHRGWRLPVYVGAVTIGTALLLAAVVHGLPHREDWTTVVALILLAWPVSEALIALAQRIMAESVRVQALPRLDFAGGIPERHRALVVIPTLLGSTANNTQLAHRLELHWLANREAHAQFALLTDWADALQASMPDDAVLLDDALQRIAALNAKYPVAEGAAPRFLLLHRPRSWSDTEQRWMGWERKRGKLEMLVRLLASGDASGFLPLAPGQQIAPGRTPYVLTLDSDTGLPPGALRDLVSIAAHPLNAPEIDVQSRRVVAGFGILQPRIVTPFPMQNERSFFHWMFAGQCGLDPYGSGASDIYQDVFGSGSFTGKGLLNVRAVHATLDQRLPDSAVLSHDLLEGTVARCAMVSDVVLVEDHPHHAGVAASRVHRWVRGDWQLLPLMWRARRFGIDALGLWKMCDNLRRSLVVPASFALLVLVIFTQAMPLGWALAAVASALTLGPLLGALAGLVPTRRSIELRHFFDVGAVELLRAMAGAAWQFVQLAAQTRLLLDAAFLATWRIVVSRRHLLQWTTADQAQAQSSQQLKPFVRSAASSSALCLVLAVLANWSAYPVLGPLLFVVWALAPIASWWSSRVNAQVEDPLQPEQRAYLEKLAHDTWRFFEHVVGPDDNHLPPDNLQLEPQPTIAHRTSPTNIGMYLLATCCAREFGWIDTAALLARVTATLDTVDRMQKHQGHLFNWYDTQTLKPLPPDYVSSVDSGNFAGHLVAVAQACRAFAAEEGCQSHEEPALEALAQRCDTLHDGMDFSGLYDAKRHLFHIGLRVEENVLDASYYDLLASESRLLSFLAIAKGDVPRRHWLALGRPFLLVGFQPSLKSWSGSMFEYLMPALVMTEPADGLLQVANAAAVAEQQAFGRAHNIPWGVSESAYFAQDHSLAYQYSPFGVPRLALRRTPPTDRVVAPYASAMAAPFAPEAAVINLELLESLGARGEFGFHDAIDFTASRQAEGQDFTVVRNFMAHHQGMSLVALCNVLRDEAPRRWFGSAALVQAHESLLHERTPRQIIGSADPRTPPEPSQTELAPLFQPRVVDPMVPGFQPTHLLSNGRYTVALRANGAGVSRWRSFNVTRWRDDPLRDSYGTFFYVRDEGQRELTSLTALPAPGADWSYRTRFLADQVQFDAAGPGLQIRTTVLISPEDDTELRNITLHNSGDETRTLELVSYFEPVLSNPKADEAHPAFANLFVESRWEPAWRALLLSRKPRLHGDPVVAAVHFVASVDANVLSIDCMTDRRAFIGRNRTLATPALDAQPQAINGTPVNGLDPIACLRVRLSIAPGATARLSFATAADESIEALMPSIDRYLQPMHVERATRMAATLAQVRLRDLSIAPAQNLALQDLTTILTYTTPRVMSDRGLIDLRQIWRFGISGDKPIVLVYIHSMNGMGLINTLLRAQPWWGFGGVACDLVVLNSEPNSYLMPLQREIETLRSRVAQQTQNSFPRNDTAGFYLLRDQDVVPSEKAALSSLARVVFTADGRALEVQVAALHEARGTPPAGDNSTPAPSRVPLLTRRVATQAAPEVVTPIGDFDAESGEFSFEVDLDHRTPRPWVNVIANASFGFQVSEWGTGYTWAGNSRMHQVTPWSNDPVQDPAFEHYLLQDVSSREMLPLTPAGGGNGSTRHRVRHGQGYTVFECHQDSLVLETTFFADRDEAVKLVHVRVRNEGAGQRRLRTLAMVEWQLGAARGERRTVHCWKPEDQAAVFGQQRESSAGFGGSTAFLLLAGLQGATTGATQWTCDRSEFFAGRGVVEVPDTLARRAGSGLDACAAIGGEFVVASGETASFSFVLGHAGSADAALELARRWRQRDVPEALEQVRGFWDELLDRLQVRTPDPLFDALVNRWLVYQTLACRLWSKAGFYQAGGAFGFRDQLQDAMAFALTDPPRLREQILVNAARQFPEGDVQHWWHMPGGAGVRTHFSDDLLWLPYASAHYVEVTGDASLLDEMVGFIEGPGIPEGAEDAYYAPQNSGRMATVFDHGARAIDRSLKTGAHGLPLMGTGDWNDGMNRVGNEGRGESVWLGWFLCSVVEHFAPIAESRGEHERAARWTEARRGWIAALHDAGWDGAWFRRAFFDNGAPLGSSANDECRIDLIAQAWSVLSGASDAAHTGPAMAAVKEHLHDEPAGLLRLLAPPFANSTNNPGYIQAYPPGVRENGGQYSHGAVWALMAQALQGDHEAAWQSFEGLSPAHRTQHPERGPAYELEPYVMAGDVYGAAPYVGRGGWSWYTGSAAWLHRAAVETLLGLNVKGRQLSLTPHLPAHWPGFEIALRLGKRSLTLQWGTVEGAVAPTHQLAVGEWIDWQALPANAVVRVG